ACCGGGCACGCCGTGAATCTCGAAGAGCCGGATGCGTTCAATCGCGCCGTGCAAAAATTCTTCGACACGGTCGAGCGCGGCAAATGGCCGGAGCGCCACTCGCGAGGTCTCGAAGACGGCGCGCTTATCGGATCGCGAACGAGTCGTTGACGCGCCACGCAACGACTAAGTGCGGATTTTCACTCCGGCGCGGTTCTCCTGGATCGTCACCGCGGCGGTGGAGTCCTTCTCTCCGAGGCCGTTGGCCAGCGCGGCGAGAAAATCCTGCTCGACGAGACTCGCCAGCGGCATCGGCACGTTGAGCTCGCGTCCGACTTCGGTCGCGAGGCCCAGGTCTTTGCGCGCGAGCTTGAGCGCGAACGTCACGCGATCGAAGTTGCCGCGAAACACCATCTTCGGCATCGTGCCCGCGAGCAGCATCCCCTGCCCATACGCGCCATCCTGCACAACTTTGAGGAGAGCCTCGGGCGCGACGCCAGCCCTCACGCCCATCGTGAAAGCCTCGGCCAGGAGCTGCGTCGAGCAGATCGCGATCATGTTGTGAACGAGCTTGGCGACCGAGCCCGCGCCGCTCGCGCCGATGTAAGAAACTTTATCACCGATCGCATCGAGCGCAGGTTTGACCTTGTCGAAGGCCGCGCGATCGCCGCCGACCATCACCGCCAGCGTCGCATTGCGCGCGCCAGGAACGCCGCCGCTCACGGGCGCATCGAGCACTTCGATGCCTTTCACTTTGAATGCGGCGTTAAGACGTCGAATCACCGCGGGCGAGTTAGTTGAGAGATCGGCGTAGATCGCGCCGCGCGCGAGGCCGCTCATGATTCCACCCTCGCCCAGCGCAACTTCCTCGATCTCCTTGGGTCCGGGTAGCGAGGTCATGACGAGATCGCAATCGGCAGCAGCAGCGGCGGGCGACTCGGCCCATCGCGCTCCCGCCGCGAGCTGCGGCTCAGCAGCCTCGCGGCGAACATCGTAAACCATGAGCGAGTGGCCGGCCTTCAGCAGGTTAAGCGCCATCGGCCCGCCCATGTTGCCAAGACCGATGAATCCGATACGCATCGCAGCTCTCCTGATTAGACGGCGGTGTATCCGCCATCGACTACGAATTCTGCCCCGGTTACGAAGGAGGCTTCGTCGGAGGCCAAGAACAGGACTACGTTGGCGACTTCTTCGGGGGTGCCGGCACGCTTCATCGGGGCCATCGCGGCGATCATTGCGAGCTCATCGCTTGGTATTATGTCGGTCATTGGCGTTTTGATTACGCCGGGATGCACTGAGTTCACGCGGATATTGTCGGGTGCGTAATGGACGGCGGCGACTTTACTTAGTATTCGAACTGCGCCCTTGGTGCCGTGGTACGCGGCGGCGCCGCCCGAGCCGATCATTCCATAGATTGAAGATATATTGACTATCGCGCCGCTGCCGCGTTTGCGGATTGCAGGCACGGCTTCTTTCATGCCGAGCCAGACGCCCTTTTGATTGACCGCGACGATGGCGTCCCATTCTTCTTCGGTCGTATCTTCAATCCGGTTGAAACTTAGTATTCCGGCGTTATTGATCAGGATATCGAGACCGCCAAACTGTTTTTCGCAGAGCTGGATGGCGGAGCGCCAGTCAGCGGCGCGACTCACGTCGAGATGAGTTGCTAGCGCAACGGACGCAGCGGCACTGTGATTGATCGAATCGGCAAGCTCGCGCGCTTCGCGATCGAGAACGTCAGCAATCGCAACCTTCGCTCCTTCGCGAACGAAAATTCTGGCCTCGGCCGCGCCTTGTCCGCGGGCACCTCCGGTAATGAGTGCGATCTTTCCCTTGAGACGGTCCATGGCGCTGGTCTCCTTGTTGCGCGCGATCTCAGTTGGCCGGAATGATCCTGATCGGCGTACGGCCCTTCAGATCGACCGTGAGCAAAGCGGCGCCCGAATCATCGGCTTGGAACTGATGCTCGGTGCCATTACGCATCACGTAGTTGGCGCCGGCTCGCAGGCGTTCGATTCGGATATTTTGCGAACTATCGCTCATACCGGGATAAAGAACGAGATCGAGATCGTCGCCGTTACTGAATGCGCGCGCGACTAACACGTCCGGATATTTTGCGCCGGTCAGGATCGGACCTTTGAGCGCAGCCTCGGGCGGCCCTTGCATAATAGTATTTCGGAAATCGTCGCGGCGATGGATCGCGCCGCGCGCGGCGTTGATATTTGAGAGATTCGACATCTTCGAATAGCGCTTGATGCCGCCCTCGGCCGTCAGGCCGCAATCCTGATCGAGTGCGCGGCGCGCTGACTCCGCCAATTCGTAGTCGCCGAACTCGCGCGCCGAATCCATGATCGCGGCATAGGCGCCGCCGAAACCCGGTTTATAATTGCCGAAATCGAAGCCGCGTCCATCGAGCATCAGGCGCGGGGCGCCATCAGGACCGGGCTTGGTGATGTACTTCAGCTCGGTATGCGCGATCGCCCACATCTTTTTGGCACGATCCGGTGCGAAGCAATTCTCAAAAATCGCAAAACCTGCCTCGCCCGCGGGAAACGGAAACTTGATTCCGGTAAGACCCGAGCGCAAACCGATTACGCTGCCGCTGTCGTCGGTGAATTCAGTATCGAGACTGTGGAGCCATCGATCGAGCGTCGCCTGCGTGTACGAAGTGCCGAACAGACGATCGTAAATAGCCAGTGATGTCATGCCGAAGTGATTGCAGATTGGATATACCCAGTTCGGCTCGCAGGGATAGAGGCAGAACTCGGAATCCATGAAGTTCTTCACCACTGACTGTTCGATGCTGTGAATGTCGTGGTGAAAAACGCGATGCTTGTTGAGGCGGAATGGCAGGCTGCCGGGTTGTGCGTAACGGCGATCTCCCGTGTTCGACATGTAGATGCCGAGCTGGATGCCGAACCATCCGGTGAGCATGATGTTGTCCTTGGCGGCCGGATCGGGATTAGTGAGATTCAGATGTCCCCACGCGCTTTCGTAGACCCAGTAGCCCCAAATCTGCTTCTGCAAGTATAGATCGATCAGGTTGCGCTGCGCTTCTGAGAGGTAGCCATGAAAACTCGGCGTGTACTGGCATTGCAGCATACCCAGCATGTAGCCGAGATAGTTGATTTGATAGCGCAGTGCGGACGTCTGAAATTGATCGACCTTGTCGTAGCCATTGATCTGGCCGACGGGCTGCAATGCGCGCTCGAGCGCATAGCGTACTGATGAGAGCTCGTCGAAGGTCAGTTCGCGTTCGGCTGCAGCGGTGATTGGCGCGGCGGTCGTTTCGACTTCGACGATCGCGTCGGCGAGATATTGATTACGGGCTTCCAGCTTCACGATATCAGCGGTTCGGCGCGCGCTGCGGCGCCGATACTCATAAATCGCGATACCGCCGATGACCGCGGCGAGACAAAGGGGCGCGAGTGACCATACCGAGTCGCCGGTCATTGCACCCGCGAGCAGAGCGCTGCCGAGCCATACGATGATCGGCGCGATCACCATCCCCGCACCGAACCAGGCGAAGACCGCCAGCGCAAAAAGCGCGAGCGTCACCGGAAAGAGCAGGATCGCGAAGCCGCCCACTGCGACGAAACCGCCGCCTGGTAGCCAGAGTCCCAGTCCCGTCACGCGTGCGGCAGGCGAGAGGCCGAACAAGTAGGGCAGAAACCCTACCACCAGCATCGCGGCGTAAATCATCGCGGTGCGGCGCTGGCGCGCGGTCGTGACCGGGCCTTCGCTCGATTCGCGACGGATGAAGGGCTGAACCATTTCGCGAGGTGCAACTGCCATCGCTTCTTCTCCTGCGGATTCTTGTTATCTGATTTGTGCGATGCGCGGACTGCGACAGACGAGGGCGCCGAGCGCACTCGCTTCATGATCGTGACTGCGATGCGCATGCAGCCCGTAACCGGCGCCGAGCACGAGCGCTATCTCGATTGGAGCCGCTATCGCGAACCATCTAAACGCGTGTCGGGACCTGGATGCGGGGGCGGCTGGCGCGCCGAGGCGCCATTCGGTGGCGGGATTTACCACCGCGGGCGTGGTGCGGCCGAACACGAACCGCTTCACAGCGTCGAATCCGATCAGAACCTGCCCGAGGATGAAAGCCGCGAACGCGCAGCAGGGCATGCCAACTCCTCCAGTGCGTAACTGATAGGGATTCGCATAAGAGGAGGCCCTGCGTCAAATTGACTTGGCGATGGAACTTGGGAGCAGACGCTCTTCCCAAACCGGCTTGCGTTTGCGCGATCACGCGGCGAAAGATCAAGACCGATGGGACCTCGACATTTCGGCGCCTCGGTAGTCGTCGCCGCGCTCGTTATCGCGACCGCGTGCATCGCTCTCGCGCAGTCGAATTCCGACGGCTGGATCGAAGAACCCGGATTCAAAACGTTGAACGAGAAAGGCGGCTCGGGCCGCGCCTACCTCGACGCCGCTTCGGTGCATCGCGAGAGCGACGGCCTGGTCTATTTCAATGAGAGCGCCGACGTGATGAAGCCTGACGACATCGGCAAGAGCGGGTTCATGAAGGACGCTTACGACTGCTCGCGCAATATCAAGTATATGTGCGTCGAGCAGGGCGATTGGAAAAACGACAAGCGCAGCACCGTCAATACGTCGAAGGATCCGTCGCTGCCGATTTACCGCAAATACTTATGCGGCGACACCAACGCGTCGCCGCACAACTGACTATTTGCCGCGGGCCGGAGTGAGATCGAGCGGCGGATAGTAATTCTCCGCACCGATTTTTTTCACGTCGTTGACCCAGCACGAATCGTAGAGCTGGGTCGGACCCTGGAACGGGTCGGCGAGCGACCAGGCCTGCCGCTTGTAGGTCCAGTTGTCAGGCTGCAGGCGATGCGCCTCGCGCCAGTGACGCGGCGCCAGATCGCGATGGCCGTTCTCGTATAGATACTCGCCCAGCTCGAAGTACGCGGCTGCCGTGGCTTCAGCCTCACCGCGCGGTCCGCTGCGCGCGACAACTTCCTCGGGCGAAAGCGCGAAGTTGCTATCTTTGCCCTTCGCCACCCAATCGCGCAGCGCGTCGGTATATTCCTTCGCCTGGACCTTGATGCCCTTGGCGAGCTGGAGCGTCTCGCGCATCTCGGGCGGGATGTCGGGGCTGTCGGCCATCTTCTGCCAGTCGGGCTGTTCGGCACGCTCGGGCCACGCCGCCTCGACCGGGCGCACGATCATTCCGTCTTCATCGATCCAGACGCTGTTGGGAACATTGATGACGCCGAACAACTCATCGACGCGATGAGCGCTGTCGATCAGAGTCGGATGATTCGGATTTACCGGTTCGATCCATTGCCGCGCCGCATCGGGATCGACATCAAGCGCGACGGTTACGATCTCAAGACCCTTCGGATGCAGCTCGTTGCGCAGGGCCTGCCACACGGGCAGGTCAAGTCGGCATCCTCACCAGGAGGACCATGTGACTATCAGTGTCTTCTGTCCGCGCAGCGAGCTCAGCGCGAATTCCTTGCCCTTGTAGTCGGGCAGCTTGAGCTCGGGTGCGCGCGCGGTAGTTAGCGCGCGGCCGCCGAGCGACTCGGGGCCGAGCGACCAGATTTTCGCGTCGGCATCCTGGACTAGCGGCATCCCGAGCCGCTCG
This genomic interval from Candidatus Binataceae bacterium contains the following:
- a CDS encoding NAD(P)-dependent oxidoreductase, coding for MRIGFIGLGNMGGPMALNLLKAGHSLMVYDVRREAAEPQLAAGARWAESPAAAAADCDLVMTSLPGPKEIEEVALGEGGIMSGLARGAIYADLSTNSPAVIRRLNAAFKVKGIEVLDAPVSGGVPGARNATLAVMVGGDRAAFDKVKPALDAIGDKVSYIGASGAGSVAKLVHNMIAICSTQLLAEAFTMGVRAGVAPEALLKVVQDGAYGQGMLLAGTMPKMVFRGNFDRVTFALKLARKDLGLATEVGRELNVPMPLASLVEQDFLAALANGLGEKDSTAAVTIQENRAGVKIRT
- a CDS encoding glucose 1-dehydrogenase translates to MDRLKGKIALITGGARGQGAAEARIFVREGAKVAIADVLDREARELADSINHSAAASVALATHLDVSRAADWRSAIQLCEKQFGGLDILINNAGILSFNRIEDTTEEEWDAIVAVNQKGVWLGMKEAVPAIRKRGSGAIVNISSIYGMIGSGGAAAYHGTKGAVRILSKVAAVHYAPDNIRVNSVHPGVIKTPMTDIIPSDELAMIAAMAPMKRAGTPEEVANVVLFLASDEASFVTGAEFVVDGGYTAV
- a CDS encoding ResA-like WAxxUGC motif-containing protein translates to MILKSLEVDRKAFEARTEWAIKPEGACKGDVCVPLPPGASSASKLNAKMLSERLGMPLVQDADAKIWSLGPESLGGRALTTARAPELKLPDYKGKEFALSSLRGQKTLIVTWSSWUGCRLDLPVWQALRNELHPKGLEIVTVALDVDPDAARQWIEPVNPNHPTLIDSAHRVDELFGVINVPNSVWIDEDGMIVRPVEAAWPERAEQPDWQKMADSPDIPPEMRETLQLAKGIKVQAKEYTDALRDWVAKGKDSNFALSPEEVVARSGPRGEAEATAAAYFELGEYLYENGHRDLAPRHWREAHRLQPDNWTYKRQAWSLADPFQGPTQLYDSCWVNDVKKIGAENYYPPLDLTPARGK